From one Bacteroides intestinalis DSM 17393 genomic stretch:
- a CDS encoding phosphatidylserine decarboxylase family protein — protein MSRLKKLKKIRIHREGTHTLAGSLLLLLVVNSALYFGLECKLPFYIVAVVSIVLYGMLVNFFRCPIRLFGQEDTEKIVVAPADGKIVVIEEVDENEYFHDRRLMISIFMSVINVHANWYPVDGTVKKVAHHNGKFMKAWLPKASTDNERSTVVIETPEGVEVMARQIAGAMARRIVTYAEPGEDCYIDEHMGFIKFGSRVDVYLPLGTEVFVKMGQTTTGNQTVIAKLK, from the coding sequence ATGAGTCGACTAAAAAAGCTAAAAAAGATACGAATTCACCGCGAAGGGACACACACACTGGCCGGTAGCTTACTATTGCTATTGGTTGTCAATTCAGCACTTTATTTTGGGCTGGAATGCAAATTACCGTTCTATATCGTAGCTGTGGTCAGTATCGTCCTGTATGGAATGCTGGTGAATTTCTTCCGATGCCCTATCCGCCTATTTGGCCAGGAAGACACCGAAAAGATTGTGGTGGCACCTGCCGATGGCAAAATAGTAGTCATAGAAGAAGTGGATGAAAACGAATACTTCCACGACCGCCGTCTTATGATTTCTATTTTTATGAGTGTCATCAATGTACATGCCAACTGGTATCCGGTAGACGGAACCGTAAAGAAAGTGGCACACCATAATGGTAAGTTCATGAAAGCTTGGCTGCCGAAAGCCAGTACCGACAACGAACGCTCTACAGTGGTGATTGAAACTCCCGAAGGTGTAGAAGTAATGGCTCGGCAGATTGCCGGAGCTATGGCACGACGTATCGTCACTTATGCCGAACCCGGCGAAGACTGTTATATCGATGAACACATGGGCTTTATCAAGTTCGGGTCTCGTGTAGATGTTTATCTCCCATTGGGCACAGAAGTGTTCGTGAAAATGGGACAAACCACCACAGGAAACCAGACCGTGATAGCCAAACTAAAATAA
- the trxA gene encoding thioredoxin encodes MALEITDSNYKEILAEGKPVVIDFWAPWCGPCKMVGPIIEELAEVYEGQVLIGKCDVDENGDVAAEYGIRNIPTVLFFKNGELVDKQVGSAGKSAFDDKIKKMLL; translated from the coding sequence ATGGCTTTAGAAATTACAGACAGCAACTATAAGGAAATCCTTGCAGAAGGTAAACCTGTAGTGATTGACTTTTGGGCCCCGTGGTGTGGTCCTTGTAAGATGGTAGGTCCTATCATAGAAGAATTGGCAGAAGTGTATGAAGGACAGGTTCTCATCGGTAAGTGTGATGTAGATGAGAATGGTGATGTGGCTGCTGAATATGGTATCCGTAACATTCCTACCGTATTGTTCTTTAAAAACGGTGAGTTGGTTGACAAGCAGGTAGGTTCTGCTGGCAAATCAGCTTTTGATGACAAGATAAAAAAGATGCTCTTATAG
- a CDS encoding winged helix-turn-helix transcriptional regulator — protein MNINELIAQPEGRRLEFKGELPTNVGDNVGDVSNIDNNISYNELKITQLILHNPNITTKEIAETLGISTRQCERIIAKLRQSGKLLRKGSARTGYWEINNY, from the coding sequence ATGAATATAAACGAACTCATAGCCCAACCGGAAGGACGACGTCTGGAATTCAAAGGCGAACTTCCTACAAATGTCGGTGATAATGTCGGTGATGTCAGCAATATTGATAACAATATCAGCTATAATGAATTGAAAATCACACAACTGATCTTGCATAATCCGAATATTACAACCAAGGAAATAGCTGAAACCTTAGGGATTAGCACACGCCAGTGTGAACGCATTATCGCAAAACTTAGACAATCCGGAAAATTATTACGCAAAGGTTCTGCAAGAACCGGTTACTGGGAGATTAATAACTATTAA
- a CDS encoding biotin--[acetyl-CoA-carboxylase] ligase: MKPYPDMNKESNEHLPSAKFPVPLLVLMETDSTNRHLTQLCDEQGTDIPEFMTVIAERQTAGKGQRGNSWESEDCKNITFSFVLYPTFIEARQQFILSQIISLSIKEELDEWAEGISIKWPNDIYWNEKKICGILIENDLLGHHIGRSISGIGVNINQEVFRSDAPNPVSLKQITGEDHDRYLILANIMKRIKEYYTLLRTDCSGKTADLINTRYAHSLFRRNGFHRYADANGEFLACLLRVEPDGRFILEDQEGKERGYLFKEVQYIL; the protein is encoded by the coding sequence ATGAAGCCTTACCCTGACATGAATAAAGAGTCCAACGAGCATCTCCCCTCTGCGAAATTTCCTGTTCCCCTGCTCGTATTAATGGAAACAGACTCCACCAATCGGCATTTAACACAACTTTGCGATGAACAAGGAACCGATATTCCGGAATTTATGACAGTAATTGCTGAACGCCAGACCGCCGGAAAAGGGCAACGTGGCAACAGTTGGGAATCGGAAGATTGCAAGAACATTACATTCAGCTTCGTACTTTATCCTACCTTCATTGAGGCACGTCAACAATTTATCCTTTCTCAGATCATCTCTCTCTCCATCAAAGAAGAATTAGATGAATGGGCAGAAGGTATCTCCATAAAATGGCCGAATGACATTTATTGGAATGAGAAAAAGATTTGCGGCATACTGATAGAGAATGATCTTTTAGGACATCATATCGGACGCAGCATTTCCGGTATCGGGGTGAACATCAATCAGGAAGTCTTCCGAAGCGATGCTCCCAACCCGGTATCCCTAAAACAGATTACAGGAGAAGATCATGATCGATATCTGATACTTGCCAATATTATGAAACGGATAAAAGAGTACTATACCCTTTTACGAACAGACTGTTCAGGTAAAACAGCAGACTTGATTAACACCCGTTATGCTCATTCCCTATTCCGTCGGAATGGCTTTCACCGCTATGCAGATGCGAACGGCGAATTTCTTGCCTGCTTACTACGCGTAGAACCGGACGGGCGATTTATTCTTGAAGACCAAGAAGGAAAAGAGCGCGGATATTTGTTTAAGGAAGTACAATACATTCTTTAA
- a CDS encoding efflux RND transporter periplasmic adaptor subunit, producing MKPFFKKREFRITKKQAVIAAIGIVLLVAIYWFITHRPAPAPDLPVVAVEPVTQDDVEIYGEYVGRVRAQQFVEVRARVEGYLENMLFEEGTYVTKNQVLFVINQDQYRAKADKARAQLKKDEAQAKKAQRDLERIRPLYEQNAASQLDLDNAVAAYETAVASVAMSQADLDQAELELGYTVVRSPLAGHISERYVDLGTLVGTGGKSLLANIVKSDTVLVDFSMTALDYLKTKERNVNLGQKDSTRSWQPNISITLADNTVYPFKGLVDFAEPQVDPRTGTFSVRAEMPNPKHVLLPGQFTKVKLLLDVRENATVVPLKSVIIEKGGAYVFVMRRDSTVERRFIELGPEFQNQVVVERGLVPGETIVVEGYHKLSPGMKVKVNNALLKKEDEEGGESV from the coding sequence ATGAAACCGTTTTTTAAGAAGAGAGAATTCAGAATAACGAAAAAACAGGCAGTGATTGCCGCAATTGGTATAGTACTGTTAGTAGCGATTTACTGGTTTATTACTCATCGTCCGGCACCTGCACCGGATCTTCCGGTAGTAGCTGTGGAACCGGTGACACAAGATGATGTCGAAATCTATGGTGAATACGTGGGACGTGTTCGCGCTCAACAGTTTGTGGAAGTTCGTGCCCGTGTAGAAGGGTATCTGGAAAATATGCTTTTCGAAGAAGGTACTTATGTGACGAAGAATCAAGTATTGTTTGTTATCAATCAGGATCAGTATCGCGCTAAGGCGGATAAGGCTCGTGCACAGCTGAAAAAAGATGAAGCACAAGCTAAAAAAGCACAACGTGACCTGGAGCGCATTCGCCCCTTGTATGAACAAAATGCTGCCAGTCAATTAGATTTGGATAACGCGGTGGCAGCTTATGAAACGGCAGTGGCTAGTGTTGCTATGAGTCAGGCCGATCTTGACCAGGCAGAACTGGAACTTGGATATACAGTGGTTCGCTCTCCGCTGGCCGGACACATCAGTGAACGGTATGTAGACCTTGGTACATTGGTCGGTACGGGCGGCAAGTCATTGCTTGCCAATATCGTGAAAAGCGATACGGTACTGGTAGATTTCAGTATGACAGCATTAGACTATCTGAAAACCAAGGAACGTAACGTAAATCTGGGACAGAAAGATTCTACCCGTTCTTGGCAGCCGAATATTTCTATTACACTTGCCGATAATACAGTCTATCCTTTCAAAGGCTTGGTCGACTTTGCCGAACCGCAGGTTGATCCACGTACCGGTACTTTCTCTGTTCGTGCCGAAATGCCTAATCCGAAACACGTATTACTTCCGGGCCAGTTTACTAAAGTGAAGCTATTGCTGGATGTGCGGGAGAATGCAACAGTGGTTCCCCTGAAGTCTGTTATTATAGAAAAAGGTGGTGCCTATGTATTTGTTATGCGTCGTGATTCTACTGTAGAACGTCGTTTTATAGAGTTAGGACCGGAGTTCCAGAATCAAGTAGTGGTGGAGAGAGGTTTGGTGCCGGGTGAAACAATAGTGGTAGAAGGATACCATAAACTGAGTCCGGGGATGAAAGTTAAAGTTAACAATGCCCTGTTGAAGAAAGAAGATGAAGAGGGAGGGGAGAGCGTATGA
- a CDS encoding YraN family protein encodes MAAHNTLGKDGEDAAVAYLERNGYIIRHRNWRKNHLELDIVAVKDELLIVVEVKTRSNTEYIEPQDAVNWQKIRHIVVAADAYIKHFSIDIPVRFDIITAVGEAGAFEIEHIKDAFYPPMF; translated from the coding sequence ATGGCAGCACACAATACCCTTGGAAAAGACGGAGAAGACGCCGCAGTAGCGTATCTGGAACGCAACGGATATATCATTCGCCACCGTAATTGGCGCAAAAACCATCTGGAACTGGACATTGTGGCAGTCAAAGATGAATTGTTGATTGTAGTGGAAGTGAAGACACGAAGCAATACGGAATACATCGAACCGCAAGATGCCGTTAATTGGCAGAAAATACGCCACATTGTAGTGGCTGCCGATGCATATATCAAGCATTTCAGTATAGACATTCCTGTTCGTTTTGATATTATCACCGCGGTCGGCGAAGCTGGAGCATTTGAAATAGAACATATTAAGGATGCATTTTATCCGCCAATGTTCTGA
- a CDS encoding DUF4834 family protein encodes MFHILGFLFVIIVVILVIGLSIIGTVLRTIFGLGGKRRSSSGSYQSGQGYSYSGGQQPNSSSQTDEGTTSEGNNIHRKHKKLFSKDEGEYVDFEEIKE; translated from the coding sequence ATGTTTCATATCTTAGGATTTCTATTTGTCATCATAGTCGTTATTCTGGTCATCGGACTCAGTATCATCGGCACCGTTCTCCGGACTATCTTCGGACTGGGAGGAAAGCGTCGTTCTTCCTCCGGCAGTTATCAATCTGGTCAAGGTTATTCTTACTCAGGCGGTCAACAACCAAACTCTTCTTCACAAACCGATGAAGGAACCACTTCTGAAGGAAATAATATTCATAGAAAACACAAAAAACTCTTCTCTAAAGATGAAGGAGAGTATGTGGATTTTGAAGAAATTAAAGAATAA
- the dnaE gene encoding DNA polymerase III subunit alpha produces MQDFVHLHVHTQYSLLDGQASVSALVDKAMKDGMKGIAVTDHGNMFGIKEFTNYVNKKNSGPKGEIKDLKKRMAGIESGEIACDDKEAELADCRAKIAEAENKLFKPIIGCEMYVARRTMDKKEGKPDQSGWHLIVLAKNEKGYHNLIKLVSRAWTKGYYMRPRTDRNELEKYHEGLIVCSACIGGEVPKKIINDQLEDAEEAIRWYKNLFGEDYYLELQRHRATIPRANHEAYPLQQKANAKLIEFAKKYNIKLICSNDVHFVNEEHAEAHDRLICLSTGKDLDDPNRMLYTKQEWMKTKAEMNELFADVPEALSNTLEILDKVEYYSIDHAPIMPTFAIPEDFGTEEGYRQKYTEKDLFDEFTQDENGNVVLSEEDAKAKIKRLGGYEKLYRIKLEADYLAKLTFDGAKIFYGDPLSEEVMERLKFELHIMKTMGFPGYFLIVQDFIAAGRNMGVSIGPGRGSAAGSAVAYCLQITKIDPIKYDLLFERFLNPDRISLPDIDIDFDDDGRGEVLRWVTQKYGQEKVAHIITYGTMATKLAIKDVARVQKLPLSESDRLAKLVPDKIPDKKLNLRNAIDYVPELQAAEASPDPLVRDTLKYAKMLEGNVRGTGVHACGTIICRDDITDWVPVSTADDKETGEKMLVTQYEGSVIEDTGLIKMDFLGLKTLSIIKEAVENVRLHRGLALNIDKVPIDDPATYKLYSDGRTIGTFQFESAGMQKYLRELQPSTFEDLIAMNALYRPGPMDYIPDFIDRKHGRKPIEYDIPVMEKYLKDTYGITVYQEQVMLLSRLLADFTRGESDALRKAMGKKLRDKLDHMKPKFVEGGRKNGHDPKVLEKIWGDWEKFASYAFNKSHATCYSWVAYQTAYLKANYPAEYMAAVMSRSLSNITDITKLMDECKSMGIKVLGPDVNESNLKFTVNPEGNIRFGLGAVKGVGEGAVLNIMEEREKNGSFKGIFDFVQRVNLTACNKKNLECLALAGGFDEFPELRREQYFAVNSKNEVFLETLVRYGNRYQADQAAAANSLFGGDNVVDIATPEIPEAERWSDLDRLNKERDLVGIYLSAHPLDEYSVVLQHVCNTRMAELEDKTALAGREITMGGIVTSVRRGISKNGNPYGIAKIEDYSGSAELPFFGNDWVTYQGYLGERTFLFIKARCQPKQWKQDELEVKITSMELLPDVKEKLISKITILIPLSVLNQALVTELAALMKGNPGTTELYFKVSDPDSKTVVDMISRPVKLSVGRELISYLNDRPELEFRIN; encoded by the coding sequence ATGCAGGATTTTGTTCATTTGCACGTTCATACCCAGTATTCCTTACTCGATGGTCAGGCCAGCGTAAGTGCGTTGGTGGACAAGGCTATGAAAGATGGAATGAAGGGAATAGCCGTGACTGATCACGGGAATATGTTCGGCATTAAGGAATTCACTAACTACGTTAACAAAAAGAATAGCGGACCGAAGGGGGAGATCAAAGATCTTAAAAAACGGATGGCTGGTATTGAAAGCGGCGAGATTGCTTGCGATGATAAGGAAGCGGAACTTGCTGACTGTCGTGCGAAGATTGCGGAAGCTGAAAATAAGCTGTTTAAACCAATCATTGGTTGTGAGATGTATGTGGCTCGCCGTACTATGGATAAAAAAGAAGGTAAACCTGACCAAAGCGGTTGGCACTTAATTGTATTGGCGAAAAATGAGAAAGGCTATCATAATCTGATTAAGCTGGTATCCAGAGCTTGGACCAAAGGTTACTATATGCGTCCGCGTACCGACCGTAACGAATTGGAGAAATATCATGAAGGTTTGATTGTATGTTCGGCTTGTATTGGTGGTGAAGTGCCTAAGAAGATTATCAATGACCAGCTGGAAGATGCGGAAGAAGCCATACGCTGGTATAAAAATCTTTTCGGTGAAGATTATTATCTGGAATTACAACGGCATCGGGCTACTATACCGCGTGCCAACCATGAAGCTTATCCGTTGCAGCAGAAGGCGAATGCCAAATTAATAGAGTTTGCAAAAAAATATAATATTAAACTCATTTGTTCCAATGACGTTCATTTCGTGAATGAGGAACATGCTGAGGCACATGACCGGCTGATTTGTTTGAGTACCGGTAAAGATCTGGATGATCCGAATCGTATGCTTTATACCAAGCAGGAATGGATGAAGACGAAGGCAGAGATGAACGAGCTCTTTGCTGATGTTCCTGAGGCTTTGTCCAATACTCTTGAAATTCTGGATAAAGTAGAATACTATTCCATTGACCATGCACCTATCATGCCTACTTTTGCTATTCCCGAAGACTTTGGAACAGAAGAAGGGTATCGGCAGAAATATACCGAGAAGGACTTATTTGATGAATTCACTCAGGATGAAAATGGTAATGTGGTGTTGAGTGAGGAGGATGCCAAAGCGAAAATCAAACGTCTGGGCGGATATGAAAAATTATATCGTATCAAACTGGAAGCGGATTATCTGGCCAAATTGACTTTTGATGGTGCTAAGATATTTTATGGAGATCCTTTGTCTGAGGAAGTGATGGAGCGTTTGAAGTTTGAACTTCATATTATGAAGACAATGGGTTTTCCGGGATACTTCCTCATTGTACAGGACTTCATTGCTGCCGGGCGTAATATGGGAGTTTCGATAGGTCCGGGGCGTGGATCGGCGGCCGGTTCAGCGGTAGCATATTGTTTGCAGATTACGAAAATCGACCCCATTAAATATGACTTGCTGTTTGAGCGTTTCCTGAATCCCGACCGTATATCATTGCCTGATATCGATATCGACTTTGATGATGACGGACGTGGAGAAGTGCTTCGTTGGGTGACGCAAAAGTATGGTCAGGAAAAAGTGGCGCATATCATTACCTATGGTACAATGGCTACCAAACTTGCTATTAAAGACGTTGCCCGTGTGCAGAAACTTCCTCTTTCTGAGTCTGACCGTCTAGCTAAATTGGTTCCTGATAAAATACCCGATAAGAAGTTGAATCTACGGAATGCCATTGATTATGTTCCTGAACTGCAAGCAGCAGAAGCTTCTCCCGATCCTTTGGTGCGTGATACACTGAAATATGCCAAGATGCTGGAAGGCAATGTGCGTGGTACCGGAGTGCATGCCTGTGGTACGATTATCTGCCGTGATGACATTACTGACTGGGTACCTGTAAGCACTGCCGATGATAAGGAAACGGGTGAGAAGATGCTTGTTACCCAATATGAAGGTTCGGTTATTGAAGATACAGGTTTGATCAAGATGGACTTTCTGGGATTGAAAACATTATCAATCATCAAGGAGGCCGTGGAAAATGTGCGCTTGCATCGTGGACTGGCGTTGAATATAGATAAGGTGCCTATTGACGACCCTGCTACTTATAAATTATATAGTGACGGGCGTACTATCGGTACATTCCAGTTTGAATCTGCAGGTATGCAGAAATATTTGCGTGAGTTGCAGCCATCTACTTTCGAAGATTTGATTGCGATGAATGCCCTCTATCGTCCGGGACCTATGGATTATATTCCGGACTTTATCGACCGTAAACATGGACGGAAGCCGATTGAGTATGATATTCCTGTCATGGAGAAGTATCTGAAGGATACATATGGTATTACGGTGTATCAGGAACAGGTGATGCTTTTGTCACGTTTGTTGGCGGACTTTACCCGCGGTGAGTCCGATGCCCTGCGTAAAGCGATGGGTAAGAAGCTGCGTGACAAACTGGATCATATGAAACCTAAATTTGTCGAGGGCGGACGTAAGAATGGGCATGATCCGAAGGTGCTTGAAAAAATTTGGGGAGACTGGGAGAAGTTTGCATCATACGCTTTCAATAAATCTCATGCCACTTGCTATTCATGGGTAGCTTATCAGACCGCGTATCTGAAAGCGAACTATCCGGCAGAGTATATGGCAGCTGTGATGAGCCGAAGTTTATCGAACATTACTGATATCACCAAATTGATGGATGAATGTAAATCGATGGGTATCAAAGTTCTTGGTCCGGATGTGAATGAGAGTAACCTGAAGTTTACTGTTAACCCGGAAGGAAATATCCGTTTCGGTCTTGGTGCAGTAAAGGGAGTAGGCGAAGGCGCTGTACTGAATATCATGGAAGAACGTGAGAAGAATGGTTCTTTTAAAGGTATATTCGATTTTGTGCAGCGTGTCAATCTGACAGCTTGTAATAAGAAGAATCTGGAATGTCTTGCTTTGGCAGGTGGTTTTGATGAGTTCCCTGAGTTAAGACGTGAACAATACTTTGCGGTGAATTCCAAAAATGAGGTTTTTCTGGAAACTTTAGTACGTTATGGTAACCGTTATCAGGCAGACCAGGCAGCGGCTGCCAACTCGTTGTTCGGTGGAGATAATGTAGTGGACATTGCTACTCCCGAAATACCTGAAGCTGAACGCTGGAGTGATCTGGACCGATTGAACAAGGAACGTGATCTGGTAGGTATTTATCTATCTGCCCATCCGCTGGATGAATATTCCGTAGTATTGCAGCACGTATGTAATACGCGTATGGCTGAGTTGGAGGATAAAACGGCACTTGCCGGACGAGAGATAACGATGGGAGGCATTGTGACTTCTGTGCGTCGGGGAATCAGTAAAAATGGTAATCCTTATGGCATTGCGAAGATTGAAGACTATTCCGGTTCGGCTGAACTTCCGTTCTTTGGTAATGACTGGGTAACCTATCAGGGATATTTGGGTGAACGTACCTTCCTTTTCATTAAGGCTCGTTGCCAACCTAAACAGTGGAAGCAGGATGAGTTGGAAGTTAAGATTACTTCTATGGAATTGCTTCCGGATGTGAAAGAGAAACTGATTTCTAAAATTACTATCCTGATACCGCTTTCTGTGTTGAACCAGGCTTTGGTTACGGAGCTTGCTGCACTAATGAAAGGGAATCCGGGTACAACGGAACTCTATTTTAAGGTGAGTGATCCTGATAGTAAGACGGTAGTAGACATGATTTCCCGACCTGTGAAGCTTTCAGTAGGACGTGAGTTAATCTCTTATTTAAATGATCGCCCCGAACTGGAATTCCGGATAAATTAG
- the pssA gene encoding CDP-diacylglycerol--serine O-phosphatidyltransferase, producing the protein MANRITRHIPNTLTCLNLFSGCIACVMAFEFKYDWALTFIIISAVFDFLDGMSARVLHAPSPIGKELDSLADDISFGLVPSVIIFSLLRETTYPDWMSSFQEYVPYFAFLIAIFSALRLAKFNIDERQTSSFIGLNTPANTLFWAAAAAQYHDWLIQGGVVLYGLLICIVLFSLLLVSEFPMFAFKLKNLSWEENKIRYLFLIVSIPLLIFVGLAAVIGWYIILCWFVRKKL; encoded by the coding sequence ATGGCTAACCGTATTACTCGCCATATCCCCAATACACTGACATGCCTGAATCTGTTCTCCGGCTGTATTGCATGTGTTATGGCATTTGAGTTCAAGTATGACTGGGCTCTGACTTTCATCATTATCAGTGCTGTGTTCGACTTCCTCGATGGAATGTCGGCGCGGGTATTGCATGCCCCTTCTCCCATTGGAAAAGAATTGGACTCCCTGGCAGACGATATCAGTTTCGGATTAGTACCTTCAGTTATCATATTCTCCTTATTGCGTGAGACGACTTACCCCGATTGGATGAGCAGCTTTCAGGAATATGTTCCCTATTTTGCTTTTCTCATTGCCATATTTTCAGCACTGCGTCTGGCAAAATTCAATATTGACGAACGCCAAACCAGTTCATTCATCGGACTAAATACACCAGCCAACACATTGTTTTGGGCGGCAGCCGCTGCGCAATACCATGACTGGCTGATACAAGGTGGGGTAGTTCTGTATGGACTACTAATCTGTATTGTACTATTCTCCCTGCTGCTGGTTTCCGAATTTCCAATGTTTGCTTTCAAATTAAAGAACCTCTCTTGGGAAGAAAATAAAATCCGTTATTTATTTTTGATAGTCAGTATTCCTCTACTTATTTTCGTAGGACTTGCTGCTGTCATAGGCTGGTACATCATTCTATGCTGGTTTGTTAGAAAGAAACTCTAA
- a CDS encoding nucleoside deaminase yields MDDNFYMKQALVEARKAAERGEVPVGAIVVCKERIIARAHNLTETLTDVTAHAEMQAITAAASTLGGKYLNECTLYVTVEPCVMCAGAIAWAQMGRLVFGAEDEKRGYQRYAPQALHPKTVVVKGILADDCAALMKDFFAAKRRV; encoded by the coding sequence GTGGACGATAACTTTTATATGAAGCAAGCGCTTGTAGAAGCACGTAAGGCAGCAGAAAGAGGAGAGGTGCCTGTTGGTGCGATTGTTGTTTGCAAAGAGCGTATTATAGCACGTGCCCATAACCTGACAGAAACATTGACAGACGTGACAGCTCATGCTGAAATGCAAGCAATTACTGCTGCTGCTTCTACCCTTGGTGGAAAATATCTGAATGAATGTACTCTTTATGTTACGGTTGAACCTTGTGTCATGTGTGCCGGTGCCATAGCCTGGGCGCAGATGGGGCGGCTTGTGTTTGGTGCTGAAGATGAAAAGCGCGGATATCAGCGTTATGCACCACAGGCGTTACATCCGAAAACGGTGGTTGTGAAAGGGATTCTTGCTGATGATTGTGCTGCTTTAATGAAAGATTTCTTTGCTGCAAAACGGCGTGTCTGA
- a CDS encoding MmcQ/YjbR family DNA-binding protein, with product MDIETAREYCLAKKAVTECLPFDEYSLVMKVMDKMFVLIDLEYSNKICMKCDPEYAIELRERYSAIEGAYHFNKKYWNQVFLNGDADDKLIKSLIDHAYEEVLKKFTKKMRTEYEALP from the coding sequence ATGGATATAGAAACTGCCCGCGAATACTGCCTAGCCAAGAAAGCAGTCACAGAATGCCTTCCATTCGATGAGTATTCACTCGTGATGAAAGTTATGGATAAAATGTTCGTATTGATTGACCTAGAATACTCCAACAAGATTTGTATGAAGTGCGATCCTGAGTATGCCATAGAGTTGCGCGAACGTTACTCAGCCATCGAAGGCGCCTATCATTTTAATAAGAAATACTGGAATCAGGTTTTCCTCAACGGTGATGCAGACGATAAGTTGATAAAAAGTCTCATTGATCATGCTTATGAGGAAGTCTTAAAGAAGTTCACCAAGAAAATGCGTACCGAATATGAAGCCTTACCCTGA